The Providencia rettgeri genome includes a window with the following:
- the fdoH_2 gene encoding Formate dehydrogenase-O subunit beta — protein MTLRGVGGTHVMYVLHHADKPQLYHGLPENPTISPTVTFWKGIWKPLAAVGFAATFAAAIFHYVGIGPNRVSKKDEEEALEDLHNAMSSDTSKSKEGRIRNDAR, from the coding sequence ATGACCCTGAGGGGGGTTGGTGGTACGCACGTGATGTACGTTTTACACCATGCAGATAAACCGCAGTTGTATCACGGATTGCCGGAAAACCCGACAATCAGCCCTACAGTCACTTTCTGGAAAGGTATCTGGAAGCCGTTAGCAGCGGTTGGTTTTGCTGCAACATTTGCGGCGGCCATCTTCCACTATGTGGGTATTGGTCCGAACCGCGTCTCCAAAAAAGATGAAGAAGAAGCTTTAGAAGATTTGCATAATGCAATGTCCTCTGACACTTCGAAATCAAAAGAAGGGAGGATCAGAAATGATGCCAGATGA
- the fdoI gene encoding Formate dehydrogenase-O subunit gamma, with the protein MMPDDNDKIIRHKPIERINHWAVVICFLFTAISGLGFFFPSLNWFMNILGTPQLSRILHPFVGTAMFLLFVFMFFRYFHHNFINKEDIKWAKNIGKVLKNEEAGDVGQYNLGQKGVYWVVTICLLALVVTGVIMWRPYFADYFPIPVYRAAILIHSLSAIALIIMIVVHAYAAIWVKGSVRAMVEGWVTRGWARKHHPLWYRQLLEKEKQQKQQQEKN; encoded by the coding sequence ATGATGCCAGATGATAACGATAAAATCATCCGCCATAAACCGATTGAAAGGATCAATCACTGGGCGGTTGTGATTTGCTTTTTATTCACCGCAATCAGTGGGTTAGGGTTCTTTTTCCCTTCACTAAACTGGTTTATGAATATTTTAGGCACACCACAACTGTCGCGAATTTTGCATCCATTTGTGGGTACGGCGATGTTCTTGCTGTTCGTATTTATGTTCTTCCGCTATTTCCACCATAACTTCATTAATAAAGAAGATATCAAGTGGGCAAAAAATATCGGCAAAGTACTGAAAAATGAAGAAGCAGGTGATGTAGGTCAATATAACCTCGGCCAAAAAGGGGTGTATTGGGTAGTCACTATCTGCTTATTAGCGCTGGTGGTCACGGGTGTGATAATGTGGCGTCCTTATTTCGCCGATTACTTCCCAATCCCAGTTTATCGTGCAGCTATTCTTATTCACTCGCTCTCTGCGATTGCGCTGATCATCATGATTGTGGTTCACGCTTATGCTGCGATTTGGGTGAAAGGTTCAGTGCGTGCGATGGTTGAAGGTTGGGTGACTCGTGGTTGGGCGAGAAAGCACCATCCATTGTGGTACCGTCAGCTTTTGGAAAAAGAAAAACAGCAAAAACAGCAACAAGAGAAAAACTAA